One part of the Solanum dulcamara chromosome 3, daSolDulc1.2, whole genome shotgun sequence genome encodes these proteins:
- the LOC129881639 gene encoding calmodulin-like protein 3: MDPAEIRRVFHMFDRNGDGKITRKELSDSLQNLGIYIPDMELVQMIDKIDINRDGFVDMEEFGTLYQSIMDERDEEEDMREAFNVFDQNGDGFITVEELRSVLSSLGLKQGKTLEDCKRMIMKVDVDGDGRVDYKEFRQMMKRGGFASLSSS, translated from the coding sequence ATGGATCCAGCAGAGATACGTAGAGTTTTTCATATGTTCGATCGAAATGGGGACGGAAAAATTACGAGGAAGGAGCTTAGCGATTCGTTGCAGAATTTGGGAATTTACATTCCTGACATGGAACTGGTGCAAATGATTGATAAGATAGATATTAACAGAGACGGATTTGTAGACATGGAGGAGTTTGGTACATTGTATCAGTCGATAATGGACGAAAGGGACGAAGAAGAAGACATGAGAGAAGCTTTCAACGTGTTTGACCAAAACGGTGATGGATTTATCACGGTGGAGGAATTGAGATCCGTTTTGTCATCGTTGGGTTTGAAACAGGGAAAAACACTAGAAGATTGCAAGAGAATGATTATGAAAGTTGATGTGGATGGTGATGGAAGGGTTGATTACAAGGAATTTAGACAAATGATGAAACGTGGCGGATTTGCTTCTTTGAGCTCAAGTTGA